A window from Peromyscus eremicus chromosome 1, PerEre_H2_v1, whole genome shotgun sequence encodes these proteins:
- the LOC131904143 gene encoding BRI3-binding protein-like, with protein MNSHWPGASSFSQSVSSLFREDNMRAAQKLLSRLTEWFVQGMNMFVETLWKVWMELLEVLGLDVSNLSQYFSPASVSNSPTRALVLVGVVLLAYWFLSLTLGFTFSLLHLVFGRFFWLVRVLLFSMSFVYILHKYEGEPEHAVLPLCLVVAIYFMTGPMGYWRGSPDGLGSPSMEEKLEHMENQVRLLNNHLNPVLENLDRSKDK; from the coding sequence ATGAACAGCCACTGGCCCGGGGCCAGCAGCTTCTCGCAGAGTGTGAGCAGCCTGTTCAGGGAGGATAATATGCGCGCGGCTCAGAAGTTACTATCCAGGCTGACTGAGTGGTTTGTGCAGGGAATGAACATGTTCGTGGAGACATTATGGAAAGTTTGGATGGAGCTCTTGGAAGTCCTTGGACTCGACGTGTCCAACCTGTCACAGTACTTCAGCCCAGCCTCCGTGTCCAACAGCCCCACCCGGGCCCTGGTGCTGGTTGGTGTGGTCCTCCTGGCCTACTGGTTCTTGTCTCTGACCTTGGGTTTCACCTTCAGCCTCCTGCACCTGGTGTTCGGCCGCTTCTTCTGGCTCGTCCGCGTCCTCCTGTTCTCCATGTCCTTCGTGTACATCCTGCATAAGTATGAGGGTGAGCCTGAGCACGCCGTGCTGCCGCTCTGCCTCGTGGTGGCCATCTACTTCATGACGGGGCCCATGGGCTACTGGCGGGGCAGTCCCGATGGCCTCGGCAGCCCCAGCATGGAGGAGAAGCTGGAACACATGGAGAACCAGGTGAGGTTGCTCAACAACCACCTCAATCCGGTGCTGGAGAACCTGGACCGCTCCAAGGACAAGTGA
- the LOC131902708 gene encoding signal transducer CD24-like, whose product MGRAMVARLGLGLLLLALLLPMQIYCNQTSVAPFSSNQTISTAPNPTNANTKAGGIALQSMVGLLVVSLSLLHLCG is encoded by the coding sequence ATGGGCAGAGCGATGGTGGCCAGACTGGGGCTGGGGTTGCTGCTTCTGGCACTGCTCCTACCCATGCAGATCTATTGCAACCAAACATCTGTTGCACCATTTTCAAGTAACCAGACTATCTCTACTGCCCCAAATCCAACTAATGCCAACACCAAAGCAGGTGGCATTGCCCTGCAGTCAATGGTGGGTCTCCTCGtggtctcactttctcttctacatcTCTGTGGTTAG